The Calypte anna isolate BGI_N300 chromosome 20, bCalAnn1_v1.p, whole genome shotgun sequence genome includes a region encoding these proteins:
- the ZNF335 gene encoding zinc finger protein 335 isoform X2: MEENAVESSSDAAPLAAQEEPSESGLGVGSSEAVSADSSDSAAAPGPLSRPDDSGVGQSSDSSGVSLEEVSESSSSTDAVPRIYLPDSSSIAQSTLVSSVSTVTQSIMVSESPQVLVHSSVITDGATIVSDSTASTSSDLSSAIDKIIESTIGPDIIQRCIAVTSAEDGGAETTQYLILQGPDDGAPMVSQMATSALASSLAIEAVADGPTSTCLDQPGPSDPLEQSEALQLPARPDQPREADGGEELEQPDMETLEEMMEVVVVQQFKCKMCQYKSVSKKTLINHMKERHFHPVGSALAVKKGRSRKGGSAPKTAEEEVAEEEEEDDIMDAGAIDDPEEDSDYNPAEDEPRGRLPRLSRTVPTSSEERPRRRPGRPRKAPRLEDAPQDRPEGGEVEPLVTSQSTPSCELHSLEAASSSGLENGTSESLAEPSISQSDSENKDPSSNTGPEEADTPPRRRGRPSRRFLGKRYRKYYYKSPKPLMRPFLCRICGSRFLTHDDLRFHVNSHEANDPQLFKCLQCSYRSRRWSSLKEHMFNHVGSKPYKCEECSYTSVYKKDVIRHSTVHSRDRKKRADPPKKLNSFPCPVCNRIYPMQKRLTQHMKTHSTEKPHMCDKCGKSFKKRYTFKMHLLTHIQAIANRRFKCEFCDYVCEDKKVLLNHQLSHMNDKPYKCSFCKYSTFREDFLVSHMAIKHTGGKPFACEFCHFTTKHKKNLRLHVHCRHPESFEEWAQRHPEEPPCRRRPFFTLQQIEELKQQHSQVQAPAEPEAAPPVSAAACPLLPPPVPPAPSAPPLLQVPLGPDTFHTVQAVPGAEPPVLSQDTLEGATIIYEQDAAGSAELATQTALDLLLNMSSQRELATGSLQVAVVKPGEAGEAQGPCVVQEEGTEVVSEEQQQQKLVTLHVAEPGETLVQEAYEEAALGGSELQQITIPFGGTTEYSIITPISEEIPAPSTLYSSEEESPVETSHAVVVSEAVMAEETLKDHSNHYIVSSGAPRSQFHQEEPLSRDAVLPVSAEGQEGQPTSIKWPLVQCVTRQLQKDSSLSPASEGQEVSSPKVKWPALQGVAKKLSCKVSTTKKLSCKISTAKKFSCKICTAMFTGRAEMESHKRAHIGPSTFKCPDCPFTAALWPEVRSHMVQHASLRPHKCNHCSFASKNKKDLRRHTLTHTNEKPFACQVCGQRFNRNGHLKFHMQRLHSSEVKRPPVPAAAAPQTIILNSDEDTLATLQTLQAGQAVLAPERLQQALGQEHIIVAQEQSVTSQEEAAYIQEITTADGQTVQHLVTSDNQVQYIIAQDGVQHLLPHEYVVVPEGHHIQVQDGQITHIQYEQGSQFLPEQQIQYMPVSPEQQLVTQAQLEAAAHSAVSAVADAAMAQAQGVFTAEATAEQIQHLQQGIHYDVITLAE, translated from the exons GAAGAGGTGTCggagagcagctccagcaccgATGCTGTTCCCAGGATTTATCTGCCAGATTCATCCTCCATCGCCCAGTCCACCTTGGTCTCCAGTGTCTCCACTGTGACCCAGTCCATCATGGTGTCAGAGTCCCCACAAGTCCTGGTCCACTCCAGCGTCATCACTGATGGAGCCACCATTGTGTCAGACTCCACTGCCTCCACATCCTCAGACCTCAGCTCTGCCATTGACAAAATCATCGAGTCCACCATCGGGCCTGACATCATCCAGA GGTGCATTGCTGTGACCAGCGCAGAGGATGGAGGGGCAGAGACCACTCAGTACCTCATTCTGCAGGGCCCTGATGATG GAGCCCCCATGGTGTCCCAGATGGCCACTTCTGCCTTGGCCAGTAGCTTGGCAATAGAAGCTGTTGCTGATGGACCAACCTCCACCTGCCTCGACCAGCCTGGCCCTTCTGACCCTCTCGAGCAGTCAGaagccctgcagctgcctgcacgGCCTGACCAGCCCCGGGAGGCTGATggtggagaggagctggagcagccagaCATGGAGACTCTGGAGGAGATGATGGAagtggtggtggtgcagcagTTCAAGTGCAAGATGTGTCAGTACAAGAGTGTCTCCAAGAAAACGCTCATCAACCACATGAAGGAGCGGCACTTCCATCCAG TGGGCTCAGCTCTGGCTGTGAAGAAAGGTCGTTCCCGAAAGGGAGGATCTGCTCCTAAGACTgcggaggaggaggtggcagaggaggaggaggaggatgataTCATGGATGCTGGTGCTATTGATGACCCTGAAG AGGACAGTGACTACAACCCAGCTGAGGATGAGCCCCGAGGCCGCCTGCCCAGGCTCAGCCGCACGGTCCCCACCTCCAGCGAGGAGAGACCCCGGCGGCGCCCAGGGAGACCCCGCAAGGCCCCTCGTCTGGAGGATGCACCCCAAGACAGGCCGGAGG gaggggaggtggAGCCCTTGGTGACATCCCAGAGCACACCCAGCTGCGAGCTGCACAGCTTGGAAGCAGCCAGTTCCTCTGGCCTGGAGAATGGGACCAGCGAGAGCCTGGCAGAGCCCAGCATCAGCCAGTCTGACTCTGAGAACAAGGACCCCTCCTCCAACACGGGCCCCGAGGAGGCGGACACCCCCCCCAGGCGGCGCGGGCGGCCCTCCCGCCGCTTCCTGGGCAAGAGATACCGCAA GTACTACTACAAGTCTCCCAAGCCCCTCATGAGGCCCTTCCTGTGCCGCATCTGTGGGTCACGGTTCCTCACCCACGATGATCTGCGCTTCCACGTCAACTCCCACGAGGCCAACGACCCCCAGCTCTTCAAGTGCCTGCAGTGCAGCTACCGCTCCCGCCGATGGTCCTCGCTCAAG gaaCACATGTTCAACCACGTGGGCAGCAAGCCCTACAAGTGTGAGGAGTGCAGTTACACCAGTGTGTACAAGAAAGATGTCATCCGACACTCCACAGTACACAGCCGGGACAG gAAGAAGCGTGCTGATCCG CCCAAAAAGCTGAACTCCTTCCCCTGCCCCGTCTGCAACCGCATCTACCCCATGCAGAAGAGGCTGACACAGCACATGAAgacacacagcacagagaaaccACACATGTGTGACAAG TGTGGGAAGTCCTTTAAGAAACGCTACACCTTCAAGATGCACCTGCTGACCCACATCCAGGCCATTGCCAACCGCAG GTTCAAGTGTGAGTTCTGTGACTACGTCTGTGAGGACAAGAAGGTGCTGCTGAACCACCAGCTGTCACACATGAACGACAAGCCCTACAAGTGCAGCTTCTGCAAGTATTCCACCTTCCGTGAGGACTTCCTGGTCTCCCACATGGCTATCAAGCACACAG GAGGGAAGCCCTTCGCTTGTGAGTTCTGCCACTTCACCACCAAGCACAAGAAGAACCTGCGGCTCCACGTGCACTGCCGGCACCCCGAATCCTTCGAAGAGTGGGCTCAGAGGCACCCCGAGGAGCCACCCTGCCGTCGCCGACCCTTCTTCACGCTGCAGCAAATCgaggagctgaagcagcagcacagccaggtgCAGGCCCCAGCTGAGCCAGAGGCTGCTCCCCCAGtgagtgctgctgcctgccccctcctcccccccccagtgcccccagccccctcagctccccctcTCCTGCAGGTGCCTCTCGGCCCCGACACCTTCCACACAGTGCAGGCTGTCCCAGGAGCTGAGCCCCCTGTCCTCTCACAGGATACCCTGGAAGGGGCCACCATCATTTATGAACAAG ATGCAGCTGGGTCAGCAGAACTGGCCACGCAGACTGCCCTGGACCTGCTGCTGAACATGAGCAGTCAGCGGGAGCTGGCCACGGGCTCACTGCAG GTGGCTGTGGTGAAGCCAGGGGAGGCGGGGGAGGCACAGGGCCCCTGTGTGGTGCAAGAGGAAGGCACAGAGGTGGtctctgaggagcagcagcagcagaagctggtgACGCTGCACGTGGCGGAGCCAGGGGAGACGCTGGTGCAGGAGGCATATGaggaggcagctctgggtggctcagagctgcagcagatcACCATCCCCTTCGGTGGGACAACAGAGTACAGCATCATCACCCCCATCAGTGAGGAGATCCCAGCCCCCAGCACGCTGTACAG CAGTGAGGAAGAGAGCCCCGTGGAGACCTCCCATGCTGTTGTGGTGAGCGAAGCTGTGATGGCTGAGGAGACTCTGAAGGACCACAGCAACCACTACATCGTGTCATCTGGTGCCCCAAGGAGCCAGTTCCATCAGGAGGAG CCCCTCAGCAGGGACGCGGTCCTGCCCGTgtctgcagagggacaggagggacagcCCACCAGCATCAAGTGGCCCTTGGTGCAGTGTGTCACCAGGCAGCTCCAGAAGGACTCGTCTTTATCCCCAGCCTCTGAGGGGCAGGAAGTCTCATCCCCAAAGGTCAAGTGGCCTGCGCTCCAAGGCGTGGCCAAGAAGCTTTCGTGCAAGGTTTCCACAACCAAGAAGCTCTCATGCAAGATTTCCACAGCCAAAAAGTTTTCCTGCAAGATTTGCACAGCCATGTTCACAGGGAGGGCAGAAATGGAGAGTCACAAGAGAGCCCACATTGGGCCCAGCACTTTCAAATGTCCCGACTGCCCCTTCACCGCAGCACTGTGGCCGGAGGTCCGG AGCCACATGGTCCAGCACGCCAGCCTGCGGCCACACAAATGCAACCACTGCAGCTTTGCCTCCAAGAACAAGAAGGACCTGCGCAGGCACACACTGACCCACACCAACGAGAAGCCCTTCGCCTGCCAGGTCTGTGGGCAGAG GTTCAACCGTAATGGACACCTCAAGTTCCACATGCAGCGTTTGCACAGCTCGGAGGTGAAGAGGCCACCAGTGCCTGCGGCTGCTGCCCCCCAGACCATCATTCTGAATAGTGATGAGGACACGCTGGCCACTCTGCAGA ctctgcaggctgggcaggcagtgctggctcCTGAGCGGCTTCAGCAGGCGCTGGGGCAGGAGCACATCATTGTGGCACAGGAGCAGAGTGTCACCAGCCAG GAGGAGGCTGCCTACATCCAGGAGATCACGACAGCTGACGGACAGACAGTGCAGCACTTGGTGACCTCTGACAACCAG GTTCAGTACATCATTGCCCAGGATGGCGTACAGCACTTGCTTCCCCACGAGTACGTTGTTGTCCCAGAGGGACATCACATCCAG GTACAGGATGGTCAGATCACCCACATCCAGTACGAGCAGGGAAGCCAGttcctcccagagcagcag ATACAATACATGCCCGTCTCACCCGAGCAGCAGCTGGTCACCCAGGcacagctggaggcagctgcaCACTCGGCTGTCTCAG CAGTGGCTGATGCTGCCATGGCCCAGGCCCAGGGCGTGTTTACTGCCGaggccacagcagagcagatccAGCATTTGCAGCAGGGAATCCACTACGATGTCATCACGCTGGCAGAATAG
- the ZNF335 gene encoding zinc finger protein 335 isoform X1, with amino-acid sequence MEENAVESSSDAAPLAAQEEPSESGLGVGSSEAVSADSSDSAAAPGPLSRPDDSGVGQSSDSSGVSLEEVSESSSSTDAVPRIYLPDSSSIAQSTLVSSVSTVTQSIMVSESPQVLVHSSVITDGATIVSDSTASTSSDLSSAIDKIIESTIGPDIIQRCIAVTSAEDGGAETTQYLILQGPDDGAPMVSQMATSALASSLAIEAVADGPTSTCLDQPGPSDPLEQSEALQLPARPDQPREADGGEELEQPDMETLEEMMEVVVVQQFKCKMCQYKSVSKKTLINHMKERHFHPVGSALAVKKGRSRKGGSAPKTAEEEVAEEEEEDDIMDAGAIDDPEEDSDYNPAEDEPRGRLPRLSRTVPTSSEERPRRRPGRPRKAPRLEDAPQDRPEGGEVEPLVTSQSTPSCELHSLEAASSSGLENGTSESLAEPSISQSDSENKDPSSNTGPEEADTPPRRRGRPSRRFLGKRYRKYYYKSPKPLMRPFLCRICGSRFLTHDDLRFHVNSHEANDPQLFKCLQCSYRSRRWSSLKEHMFNHVGSKPYKCEECSYTSVYKKDVIRHSTVHSRDRKKRADPPKKLNSFPCPVCNRIYPMQKRLTQHMKTHSTEKPHMCDKCGKSFKKRYTFKMHLLTHIQAIANRRFKCEFCDYVCEDKKVLLNHQLSHMNDKPYKCSFCKYSTFREDFLVSHMAIKHTGGKPFACEFCHFTTKHKKNLRLHVHCRHPESFEEWAQRHPEEPPCRRRPFFTLQQIEELKQQHSQVQAPAEPEAAPPVSAAACPLLPPPVPPAPSAPPLLQVPLGPDTFHTVQAVPGAEPPVLSQDTLEGATIIYEQDAAGSAELATQTALDLLLNMSSQRELATGSLQVAVVKPGEAGEAQGPCVVQEEGTEVVSEEQQQQKLVTLHVAEPGETLVQEAYEEAALGGSELQQITIPFGGTTEYSIITPISEEIPAPSTLYSSEEESPVETSHAVVVSEAVMAEETLKDHSNHYIVSSGAPRSQFHQEEPLSRDAVLPVSAEGQEGQPTSIKWPLVQCVTRQLQKDSSLSPASEGQEVSSPKVKWPALQGVAKKLSCKVSTTKKLSCKISTAKKFSCKICTAMFTGRAEMESHKRAHIGPSTFKCPDCPFTAALWPEVRSHMVQHASLRPHKCNHCSFASKNKKDLRRHTLTHTNEKPFACQVCGQRFNRNGHLKFHMQRLHSSEVKRPPVPAAAAPQTIILNSDEDTLATLQTALQAGQAVLAPERLQQALGQEHIIVAQEQSVTSQEEAAYIQEITTADGQTVQHLVTSDNQVQYIIAQDGVQHLLPHEYVVVPEGHHIQVQDGQITHIQYEQGSQFLPEQQIQYMPVSPEQQLVTQAQLEAAAHSAVSAVADAAMAQAQGVFTAEATAEQIQHLQQGIHYDVITLAE; translated from the exons GAAGAGGTGTCggagagcagctccagcaccgATGCTGTTCCCAGGATTTATCTGCCAGATTCATCCTCCATCGCCCAGTCCACCTTGGTCTCCAGTGTCTCCACTGTGACCCAGTCCATCATGGTGTCAGAGTCCCCACAAGTCCTGGTCCACTCCAGCGTCATCACTGATGGAGCCACCATTGTGTCAGACTCCACTGCCTCCACATCCTCAGACCTCAGCTCTGCCATTGACAAAATCATCGAGTCCACCATCGGGCCTGACATCATCCAGA GGTGCATTGCTGTGACCAGCGCAGAGGATGGAGGGGCAGAGACCACTCAGTACCTCATTCTGCAGGGCCCTGATGATG GAGCCCCCATGGTGTCCCAGATGGCCACTTCTGCCTTGGCCAGTAGCTTGGCAATAGAAGCTGTTGCTGATGGACCAACCTCCACCTGCCTCGACCAGCCTGGCCCTTCTGACCCTCTCGAGCAGTCAGaagccctgcagctgcctgcacgGCCTGACCAGCCCCGGGAGGCTGATggtggagaggagctggagcagccagaCATGGAGACTCTGGAGGAGATGATGGAagtggtggtggtgcagcagTTCAAGTGCAAGATGTGTCAGTACAAGAGTGTCTCCAAGAAAACGCTCATCAACCACATGAAGGAGCGGCACTTCCATCCAG TGGGCTCAGCTCTGGCTGTGAAGAAAGGTCGTTCCCGAAAGGGAGGATCTGCTCCTAAGACTgcggaggaggaggtggcagaggaggaggaggaggatgataTCATGGATGCTGGTGCTATTGATGACCCTGAAG AGGACAGTGACTACAACCCAGCTGAGGATGAGCCCCGAGGCCGCCTGCCCAGGCTCAGCCGCACGGTCCCCACCTCCAGCGAGGAGAGACCCCGGCGGCGCCCAGGGAGACCCCGCAAGGCCCCTCGTCTGGAGGATGCACCCCAAGACAGGCCGGAGG gaggggaggtggAGCCCTTGGTGACATCCCAGAGCACACCCAGCTGCGAGCTGCACAGCTTGGAAGCAGCCAGTTCCTCTGGCCTGGAGAATGGGACCAGCGAGAGCCTGGCAGAGCCCAGCATCAGCCAGTCTGACTCTGAGAACAAGGACCCCTCCTCCAACACGGGCCCCGAGGAGGCGGACACCCCCCCCAGGCGGCGCGGGCGGCCCTCCCGCCGCTTCCTGGGCAAGAGATACCGCAA GTACTACTACAAGTCTCCCAAGCCCCTCATGAGGCCCTTCCTGTGCCGCATCTGTGGGTCACGGTTCCTCACCCACGATGATCTGCGCTTCCACGTCAACTCCCACGAGGCCAACGACCCCCAGCTCTTCAAGTGCCTGCAGTGCAGCTACCGCTCCCGCCGATGGTCCTCGCTCAAG gaaCACATGTTCAACCACGTGGGCAGCAAGCCCTACAAGTGTGAGGAGTGCAGTTACACCAGTGTGTACAAGAAAGATGTCATCCGACACTCCACAGTACACAGCCGGGACAG gAAGAAGCGTGCTGATCCG CCCAAAAAGCTGAACTCCTTCCCCTGCCCCGTCTGCAACCGCATCTACCCCATGCAGAAGAGGCTGACACAGCACATGAAgacacacagcacagagaaaccACACATGTGTGACAAG TGTGGGAAGTCCTTTAAGAAACGCTACACCTTCAAGATGCACCTGCTGACCCACATCCAGGCCATTGCCAACCGCAG GTTCAAGTGTGAGTTCTGTGACTACGTCTGTGAGGACAAGAAGGTGCTGCTGAACCACCAGCTGTCACACATGAACGACAAGCCCTACAAGTGCAGCTTCTGCAAGTATTCCACCTTCCGTGAGGACTTCCTGGTCTCCCACATGGCTATCAAGCACACAG GAGGGAAGCCCTTCGCTTGTGAGTTCTGCCACTTCACCACCAAGCACAAGAAGAACCTGCGGCTCCACGTGCACTGCCGGCACCCCGAATCCTTCGAAGAGTGGGCTCAGAGGCACCCCGAGGAGCCACCCTGCCGTCGCCGACCCTTCTTCACGCTGCAGCAAATCgaggagctgaagcagcagcacagccaggtgCAGGCCCCAGCTGAGCCAGAGGCTGCTCCCCCAGtgagtgctgctgcctgccccctcctcccccccccagtgcccccagccccctcagctccccctcTCCTGCAGGTGCCTCTCGGCCCCGACACCTTCCACACAGTGCAGGCTGTCCCAGGAGCTGAGCCCCCTGTCCTCTCACAGGATACCCTGGAAGGGGCCACCATCATTTATGAACAAG ATGCAGCTGGGTCAGCAGAACTGGCCACGCAGACTGCCCTGGACCTGCTGCTGAACATGAGCAGTCAGCGGGAGCTGGCCACGGGCTCACTGCAG GTGGCTGTGGTGAAGCCAGGGGAGGCGGGGGAGGCACAGGGCCCCTGTGTGGTGCAAGAGGAAGGCACAGAGGTGGtctctgaggagcagcagcagcagaagctggtgACGCTGCACGTGGCGGAGCCAGGGGAGACGCTGGTGCAGGAGGCATATGaggaggcagctctgggtggctcagagctgcagcagatcACCATCCCCTTCGGTGGGACAACAGAGTACAGCATCATCACCCCCATCAGTGAGGAGATCCCAGCCCCCAGCACGCTGTACAG CAGTGAGGAAGAGAGCCCCGTGGAGACCTCCCATGCTGTTGTGGTGAGCGAAGCTGTGATGGCTGAGGAGACTCTGAAGGACCACAGCAACCACTACATCGTGTCATCTGGTGCCCCAAGGAGCCAGTTCCATCAGGAGGAG CCCCTCAGCAGGGACGCGGTCCTGCCCGTgtctgcagagggacaggagggacagcCCACCAGCATCAAGTGGCCCTTGGTGCAGTGTGTCACCAGGCAGCTCCAGAAGGACTCGTCTTTATCCCCAGCCTCTGAGGGGCAGGAAGTCTCATCCCCAAAGGTCAAGTGGCCTGCGCTCCAAGGCGTGGCCAAGAAGCTTTCGTGCAAGGTTTCCACAACCAAGAAGCTCTCATGCAAGATTTCCACAGCCAAAAAGTTTTCCTGCAAGATTTGCACAGCCATGTTCACAGGGAGGGCAGAAATGGAGAGTCACAAGAGAGCCCACATTGGGCCCAGCACTTTCAAATGTCCCGACTGCCCCTTCACCGCAGCACTGTGGCCGGAGGTCCGG AGCCACATGGTCCAGCACGCCAGCCTGCGGCCACACAAATGCAACCACTGCAGCTTTGCCTCCAAGAACAAGAAGGACCTGCGCAGGCACACACTGACCCACACCAACGAGAAGCCCTTCGCCTGCCAGGTCTGTGGGCAGAG GTTCAACCGTAATGGACACCTCAAGTTCCACATGCAGCGTTTGCACAGCTCGGAGGTGAAGAGGCCACCAGTGCCTGCGGCTGCTGCCCCCCAGACCATCATTCTGAATAGTGATGAGGACACGCTGGCCACTCTGCAGA cagctctgcaggctgggcaggcagtgctggctcCTGAGCGGCTTCAGCAGGCGCTGGGGCAGGAGCACATCATTGTGGCACAGGAGCAGAGTGTCACCAGCCAG GAGGAGGCTGCCTACATCCAGGAGATCACGACAGCTGACGGACAGACAGTGCAGCACTTGGTGACCTCTGACAACCAG GTTCAGTACATCATTGCCCAGGATGGCGTACAGCACTTGCTTCCCCACGAGTACGTTGTTGTCCCAGAGGGACATCACATCCAG GTACAGGATGGTCAGATCACCCACATCCAGTACGAGCAGGGAAGCCAGttcctcccagagcagcag ATACAATACATGCCCGTCTCACCCGAGCAGCAGCTGGTCACCCAGGcacagctggaggcagctgcaCACTCGGCTGTCTCAG CAGTGGCTGATGCTGCCATGGCCCAGGCCCAGGGCGTGTTTACTGCCGaggccacagcagagcagatccAGCATTTGCAGCAGGGAATCCACTACGATGTCATCACGCTGGCAGAATAG